The proteins below are encoded in one region of Oncorhynchus nerka isolate Pitt River linkage group LG15, Oner_Uvic_2.0, whole genome shotgun sequence:
- the LOC115131528 gene encoding neurexophilin-2-like, which yields MMKVLVWTIVILAQCVLRKVQGLEKQVAKNYPGLDLGPADSVMKTTYGIGGRALGTGGGSAGGVKPPYQTTSRIFSPGMDGVGNPPMKPPLKSPTYSFLNPYDWAKNQSLLLDQTGYRNKRKPSLKTAQKSKKIFGWGDFYFNVKTMKFSLLVTGKIVDHINGTFTVYFRHNSSSLGNVSVSIVPPTKIVEFEVLQHHQPGLHAQLHPELHTQIAQQQTPHQSTFDPKEVKTFNCRVEYEKTNRSKKPKPCLYDPSQTCFSEHTQSHAAWLCAKPFKVICIFISFFSIDYKLVQKVCPDYNFQSEHPYLG from the coding sequence GTGCAGGGACTGGAGAAGCAGGTGGCCAAGAACTACCCAGGACTAGACCTGGGTCCAGCAGACTCAGTGATGAAGACCACATATGGCATAGGGGGTAGAGCCTTGGGCACCGGAGGAGGGAGCGCAGGGGGAGTTAAACCACCCTACCAAACAACCTCCCGCATCTTCTCCCCAGGCATGGACGGTGTCGGCAACCCGCCCATGAAGCCCCCTCTGAAAAGTCCCACCTACAGCTTCCTCAACCCTTACGACTGGGCAAAGAATCAGTCtcttctcctggaccagacaggctATCGTAACAAACGCAAACCATCACTGAAGACGGCCCAGAAGTCCAAGAAGATCTTTGGCTGGGGAGATTTCTACTTCAACGTGAAAACCATGAAGTTCAGCCTCTTGGTCACCGGGAAGATCGTGGACCACATCAACGGCACGTTCACCGTCTACTTCCGCCACAACTCGTCCAGTCTCGGTAACGTCTCCGTGAGTATCGTCCCTCCAACTAAAATAGTGGAGTTCGAGGTTCTCCAGCACCACCAACCGGGCCTCCACGCCCAGCTCCACCCTGAGCTTCACACCCAGATCGCTCAACAACAGACCCCGCACCAGTCCACCTTCGACCCCAAGGAGGTAAAGACCTTCAACTGCAGGGTGGAGTACGAGAAGACTAACCGCTCCAAGAAACCCAAGCCCTGCCTCTACGACCCGTCTCAGACCTGCTTCTCAGAGCACACTCAGTCCCACGCCGCCTGGCTCTGCGCCAAACCTTTCAAAGTCATCTGTATCTTCATCTCCTTCTTTAGCATCGATTATAAGCTGGTTCAAAAAGTGTGTCCGGACTACAACTTCCAGAGCGAACACCCTTACCTTGGATAA